One stretch of Rhinatrema bivittatum chromosome 8, aRhiBiv1.1, whole genome shotgun sequence DNA includes these proteins:
- the ZGPAT gene encoding zinc finger CCCH-type with G patch domain-containing protein: MDEESLQTAIQSYNGQLQQVGVALEAGLDPSQQADLIELRDSLKQLIELTESSLVSVRKSKRLATFDTNVQATSPSGAREDEEYAAFMTAISELDAEPEPLKSTEESPQRVELEESEENAEDDNDVSGMKVRAPYYSSWGTLEYHNAMIVGTEHSEDGCSRVRVLYLYPTHKAMKPCPYFLEEKCRFKDSCRFSHGQLVAVEELQPFQEPDLSSLEVGSACLARHSDGIWYSARITDLDSGYYTVKFDSLLLKEAVVEGDGVMPPLRSDEASSSAESEESDVEESAFAKVMEARSTEDGDRTPACSSSFAGWEIHTRGIGSRLLAQMGYQLGKGLGKNAEGRLEPVQAVVLPKGKSLDQCLEILQRKKEAELGPAKVRKRGPVGKALKRPPPGRKAPRTVFDFLNEKLEGKVSEEQSRPCSTQKTRKEMYHASQSSKKALSVQLFQVLEKIQQTQREMGKIQEALARNIGRDSVLTAQLHARLSAGQRQLQQLKEQEASLQQEQSKASTHKKMTQF; the protein is encoded by the exons ATGGATGAGGAGAGCTTGCAAACAGCAATCCAGAGCTATAATGGCCAGTTGCAACAGGTGGGAGTGGCTTTGGAAGCTGGCCTGGATCCCTCACAACAAGCAGACCTCATTGAGCTGCGGGACAGTTTGAAGCAACTGATTGAACTGACAGAATCTAGCTTGGTGTCTGTAAGAAAGAGCAAAAGGTTGGCTACCTTTGATACAAATGTCCAGGCCACTTCTCCCTCAGGTGCCCGTGAGGATGAGGAGTATGCTGCTTTTATGACAGCTATCAGTGAACTTGATGCAGAGCCTGAGCCTTTGAAGAGCACAGAGGAGAGCCCTCAGAGGGTAGAGCTTGAAGAATCTGAAGAGAATGCAGAGGATGACAATGACGTGAGTGGGATGAAGGTCAGAGCCCCCTACTACAGTTCTTGGGGTACCTTGGAATATCACAATGCCATGATTGTGGGCACAGAGCATTCAGAGGATGGTTGTTCCAGAGTCCGGGTTCTCTACCTCTACCCAACACACAAGGCCATGAAGCCATGCCCCtacttcctggaggaaaaatgcCGCTTTAAAGACTCTTGCAG GTTCTCCCATGGACAACTGGTGGCAGTGGAGGAGCTTCAGCCATTCCAGGAACCAGACCTCAGCTCTCTGGAGGTGGGCTCAGCCTGTCTTGCTAGGCACAGTGATGGGATCTGGTACTCAGCCAGAATTACTG ACCTGGACAGTGGTTACTATACCGTGAAGTTTGATTCCTTGCTGCTGAAGGAAGCCGTGGTGGAAGGAGATGGGGTCATGCCTCCTCTCAGAAGCGACGAGGCATCTTCATCGGCAGAGTCTGAGGAGAGTGACGTGGAGGAGTCTGCATTTGCTAAAG TGATGGAGGCGCGCTCCACGGAGGATGGGGACCGGACCCCTGCCTGCAGTTCCTCCTTCGCAGGATGGGAGATTCACACGCGTGGCATTGGCTCCAGACTCCTGGCACAGATGGGATATCAGCTTGGAAAAG GGCTGGGGAAGAATGCGGAGGGGCGACTGGAACCAGTGCAGGCAGTGGTGCTGCCCAAAGGGAAATCCCTGGATCAGTGTCTGGAAATCCtgcagaggaaaaaggaggcagagctGGGCCCTGCCAAAGTCCGGAAACGGGGCCCCGTGGGAAAAGCCCTGAAGCGCCCTCCCCCGGGACGCAAGGCTCCTCGCACTGTGTTTGACTTTCTGAATGAGAAGCTGGAAGGGAAAGTCTCCGAGGAGCAGAGCAGGCCCTGCAGCACCCAGAAGACCAGGAAAGAGATGTACCATGCCAGCCAAAGCAGCAAGAAAGCGCTGAGCGTTCAGCTCTTCCAGGTGCTGGAGAAGATCCAGCAAACCCagagggagatggggaagatcCAGGAGGCCCTGGCGAGAAACATTGGCAG AGACAGCGTGCTCACAGCCCAGCTCCATGCACGCCTCTCTGCAGGGCAGAGGCAactgcagcagctgaaggagcaagAGGCAAGTCTGCAGCAGGAGCAGAGCAAAGCCAGCACCCACAAGAAAATGACCCAGTTCTAA